A window of the Streptomyces albireticuli genome harbors these coding sequences:
- a CDS encoding SDR family NAD(P)-dependent oxidoreductase, with the protein MLDALRTSVKEAERLRRRNRELVTAAHEPVAIVGMACRYPGGVTTPDELWELTAEGVDAITPFPADRGWDEAAVYSPAGTPGTTYCREGGFLTGAGDFDAGFFGVSPHEALVTDPQQRLLLETSWEALERAGIVPRSLRGGRTGVFVGAAHTGYVTDTSRAPEGAEGYLLTGNADAVLSGRIAYTLGLEGPALTVGTACSSSLVALHLAVQSLRRGECDLALAGGVAVMPDPTVFVEFSRQRGLAPDGRCKAFAEAADGTAWAEGVGMLLVERLSDARRKGHRVLAVVRGSAVNQDGASNGLTAPSGPAQQKVIREALADAGLTPGEVDAVEAHGTGTPLGDPIEAGALLATYGRERAGEPLWLGSLKSNIGHAQAAAGVGGVIKMVQAMRHGLLPRTLHVDAPSTQVDWASGAVALLTEARPWVEREDRPRRAAVSAFGVSGTNAHVVIEEPPVPEEAASAWREAPPAPRPWVEREDRPRRAAVSAFGVSGTNAHVVIEEPPAPEEAASTRREAPPAPRPWTEREDRPRRAAVSAFGVSGTNAHVVIEEPPAPEEAAPARWAPLPWVLTARTGPALRGQAGRLAAVAGAAHPADTGHSLATTREILGHRAVALVTDPRTARAELADLAAGRTPETLVTGVARRGRGTAFLFSGQGAQRPGAGRELYAAFPAFARALEDAAAAFGKHLELPLLQVMFAEPGTADAALLDRTSYTQPALFAVETALFRLFESWGLVPDVLLGHSVGGLAAAHAAGVLSLPDAATLVAARGRLMQELPGGGAMVAVRATEREAAGLAAVTGGGAVVAAVNGPGSVVLSGDEQAVLDAARELAAKGRRTKRLTVSHAFHSPRMDPMLDAFHAVAATLTYRAPRLPVVSDTTGALATAAELTDPAYWTRHVREPVRFADAVRTAHARGAATFVELGPGAALTGTAEECLADAEDTATAPALRHGHPEAATALRAAATAFVHGADVDWDALYRDTGARTVDLPTYAFEHTRYWLGPAAAPTRPAAPGGDDEQLWAAVHAGDAEAAAARLGPAAAGTEEHLRAVLPHLAAWHARHGAAARTDGLRYRVTWRALPADVVRFTPSERWLMVEHGHRTGSGDAAERALRASGADVRRHVLDVGEWDRTGLAARLAALAGEPAGLAGVLVLPGPAGAPTAGRLGLDDGTAGVLLMVQAMADSAVPARMWAVTRGAVAVRPGEVPDGPGARVWGLGRVAALEAPERWGGLVDLPAEPAERDWKRLAGVLSGGSGEDQVAIRPSGAYGRRLLPAAPPAGGTPWRPRGSVLVTGGTGGIGGHVARWLARNGAEHLVLAGRRGAEAPGAAALEGELNALGAKVTFAVCDVADRSSVVGLLGRIGESGVGLRAVFHAAGVPQVTPLGEVTPEEAADVLAAKAVGADLLDELTADADLDAFVLFSSGAAVWGSGGQSVYAAANAHLDALAQRRRAQGRPATSVAWGVWGGTGMAELAPDGYLDRHGLTPLPPETALTALQQALDDADTTLTVAGLDWARFAPGFTAFRPSPLISDIPQARTAAPAAPDDGRPAPGLAEARPEDRPRLALELVRTHIAAVLGHKGTERIDARTPFRDLGFDSLAAVRLRTRLTEATGLDLPAGLVFDHADPAALAAHLTALAAGGPAAPPAHTQPEGTLLTTFRTAVAQGRSAEAVDLMASLAGFRPAFTHDDPRPGALAPVVLATGPARTALYCCTGTAATSGPAEYTRFATALGGARDVAALPLPGFGDPAEPLPATLDALLTAQADALLEHAAGAPFALAGHSAGANIAHALADRLEARGTGPTAVVLMDVYRPEDPGAMGVWRDDLLRWALERSPVPLAEHRLTAMAAYHRLLLGTRLTPLRAPVLLVRAGEPMRPWPEDGGHGDWRSDVPFARTVLDVPGNHFTMLTEHAARTASAVHDWLGSPRPGEPTPTPPRGGEH; encoded by the coding sequence GTGCTCGACGCGCTGCGCACCTCGGTCAAGGAGGCCGAACGGCTGCGCCGCCGCAACCGCGAGCTCGTCACCGCCGCCCACGAGCCGGTCGCGATCGTCGGCATGGCGTGCCGGTACCCCGGTGGCGTCACCACCCCCGACGAGCTGTGGGAGCTGACCGCCGAAGGCGTCGACGCGATCACCCCCTTCCCCGCCGACCGCGGCTGGGACGAGGCCGCCGTCTACTCGCCCGCCGGCACGCCCGGCACCACCTACTGCCGCGAGGGCGGATTCCTCACCGGCGCGGGCGACTTCGACGCCGGCTTCTTCGGCGTCTCCCCGCACGAGGCACTGGTGACGGACCCGCAGCAGCGCCTCCTCCTGGAGACCTCCTGGGAGGCCCTGGAGCGGGCCGGGATCGTCCCCCGGTCGCTGCGCGGCGGCCGGACCGGGGTGTTCGTCGGCGCCGCCCACACCGGCTACGTCACGGACACCTCCCGCGCCCCCGAAGGCGCCGAGGGCTACCTCCTCACCGGCAACGCCGACGCGGTCCTCTCCGGCCGGATCGCCTACACCCTGGGCCTGGAGGGCCCCGCGCTGACCGTCGGCACCGCCTGCTCCTCCTCGCTCGTGGCCCTGCACCTCGCCGTCCAGTCACTGCGCCGGGGCGAGTGCGACCTCGCCCTGGCCGGGGGCGTCGCGGTCATGCCCGACCCGACGGTGTTCGTGGAGTTCTCCCGGCAGCGCGGGCTGGCGCCGGACGGCCGCTGCAAGGCCTTCGCCGAAGCGGCCGACGGCACGGCCTGGGCCGAGGGCGTCGGCATGCTCCTCGTCGAGCGGCTGTCGGACGCCCGCCGTAAGGGTCACCGGGTGCTGGCGGTGGTGCGGGGCAGCGCGGTGAACCAGGACGGGGCGAGCAACGGCCTGACGGCGCCCAGTGGTCCGGCTCAGCAGAAGGTCATCCGGGAGGCGCTGGCCGATGCCGGGCTGACGCCGGGTGAGGTCGACGCCGTCGAGGCGCACGGCACGGGAACGCCGCTGGGCGATCCGATCGAGGCGGGCGCGCTGCTGGCGACGTACGGGCGGGAGCGCGCGGGCGAACCGTTGTGGCTCGGCTCGCTGAAGTCGAACATCGGGCACGCCCAGGCCGCCGCCGGGGTCGGCGGTGTCATCAAGATGGTGCAGGCCATGCGGCACGGCCTGCTGCCCCGCACCCTGCACGTCGACGCCCCCTCGACCCAGGTCGACTGGGCGTCGGGGGCGGTCGCGCTCCTCACGGAGGCCCGGCCCTGGGTGGAGCGGGAGGACCGCCCGCGCCGGGCCGCTGTGTCCGCGTTCGGTGTGAGCGGCACCAACGCCCATGTCGTCATCGAGGAGCCTCCGGTCCCCGAGGAGGCCGCCTCCGCCTGGCGGGAGGCCCCGCCGGCGCCCCGGCCCTGGGTGGAGCGGGAGGACCGTCCCCGCCGGGCCGCTGTGTCCGCGTTCGGTGTGAGCGGCACCAACGCCCATGTCGTCATCGAGGAGCCTCCGGCCCCCGAGGAGGCCGCCTCCACCCGGCGGGAGGCCCCGCCGGCGCCCCGGCCCTGGACGGAGCGGGAGGACCGTCCCCGCCGCGCCGCTGTCTCCGCGTTCGGCGTCAGTGGCACCAACGCCCACGTCGTCATCGAGGAACCCCCGGCCCCCGAGGAGGCCGCCCCCGCCCGGTGGGCGCCCCTGCCCTGGGTGCTGACGGCCCGCACCGGACCGGCGCTGCGCGGCCAGGCCGGCCGGCTGGCGGCCGTGGCCGGCGCGGCGCACCCCGCAGACACCGGCCACTCGCTGGCCACGACCAGGGAGATCCTCGGACACCGCGCCGTCGCCCTGGTCACCGACCCCCGCACCGCCCGCGCCGAGCTGGCGGACCTCGCCGCCGGCCGGACCCCGGAGACCCTCGTCACCGGCGTCGCGCGGCGCGGGCGCGGCACCGCCTTCCTCTTCTCCGGCCAGGGCGCCCAGCGCCCCGGCGCCGGCCGGGAGCTGTATGCGGCGTTCCCCGCCTTCGCCCGGGCGCTCGAAGACGCGGCGGCCGCGTTCGGCAAGCACCTCGAACTCCCCCTGCTCCAGGTGATGTTCGCCGAACCGGGCACCGCGGACGCCGCCCTGCTCGACCGCACCTCCTACACCCAGCCCGCCCTGTTCGCCGTGGAGACCGCCCTGTTCCGGCTCTTCGAGAGCTGGGGGCTCGTACCGGACGTCCTCCTCGGGCACTCGGTCGGCGGGCTCGCCGCCGCCCACGCCGCGGGCGTGCTCTCGCTGCCGGACGCCGCCACGCTCGTCGCGGCCCGGGGCCGGCTGATGCAGGAGCTCCCCGGGGGCGGGGCGATGGTCGCCGTCCGGGCCACCGAGCGGGAAGCGGCCGGGCTGGCGGCCGTCACCGGCGGTGGGGCCGTCGTCGCCGCCGTCAACGGACCCGGCTCGGTCGTCCTCTCCGGCGACGAACAGGCCGTCCTGGACGCCGCCCGGGAACTGGCCGCCAAGGGCCGCCGGACCAAGCGGCTCACGGTGAGCCACGCCTTCCACTCACCCCGCATGGACCCGATGCTCGACGCCTTCCACGCCGTCGCCGCGACCCTCACCTACCGCGCGCCCCGGCTGCCCGTCGTCTCCGACACCACCGGCGCCCTCGCCACGGCCGCCGAACTCACCGACCCCGCCTACTGGACCCGCCACGTGCGGGAACCCGTGCGCTTCGCCGACGCCGTGCGCACCGCGCACGCGCGCGGCGCCGCGACCTTCGTCGAACTCGGCCCCGGCGCCGCCCTGACCGGCACGGCCGAGGAGTGCCTGGCGGACGCGGAGGACACCGCGACCGCCCCCGCCCTGCGCCACGGGCACCCCGAGGCCGCGACCGCCCTGCGGGCCGCCGCCACCGCCTTCGTCCACGGCGCCGACGTCGACTGGGACGCCCTGTACCGCGACACCGGCGCCCGGACCGTCGACCTGCCGACGTACGCCTTCGAGCACACCCGTTACTGGCTCGGACCGGCGGCCGCCCCGACCCGCCCGGCCGCCCCGGGCGGGGACGACGAGCAGCTGTGGGCCGCGGTCCACGCCGGCGACGCCGAGGCGGCGGCCGCCCGGCTGGGCCCGGCCGCCGCCGGCACCGAGGAGCACCTCCGCGCCGTCCTCCCGCACCTGGCCGCCTGGCACGCACGCCACGGCGCCGCCGCCCGGACCGACGGCCTGCGCTACCGCGTCACCTGGCGGGCCCTGCCCGCAGACGTTGTCAGGTTCACCCCCTCGGAACGCTGGCTCATGGTCGAACATGGGCACCGCACGGGCTCCGGGGACGCCGCGGAGCGGGCGCTGCGCGCGTCCGGCGCGGACGTCCGCCGGCACGTGCTGGACGTGGGGGAGTGGGACCGGACGGGCCTGGCGGCCCGGCTGGCCGCCCTCGCGGGCGAACCGGCCGGCCTGGCCGGCGTGCTGGTGCTCCCCGGTCCGGCAGGGGCCCCGACGGCCGGGCGGCTGGGACTCGACGACGGAACGGCGGGGGTGCTGCTGATGGTCCAGGCGATGGCGGACTCCGCCGTGCCGGCCCGGATGTGGGCCGTCACACGCGGCGCGGTCGCGGTCCGGCCAGGCGAGGTGCCCGACGGGCCCGGCGCCCGGGTGTGGGGCCTCGGCCGGGTCGCCGCCCTGGAGGCCCCCGAACGCTGGGGCGGCCTCGTGGACCTGCCCGCCGAGCCCGCCGAGCGGGACTGGAAGCGGCTCGCCGGGGTGCTCTCCGGCGGCAGCGGCGAGGACCAGGTGGCGATCCGCCCCTCCGGCGCGTACGGGCGGCGCCTGCTGCCCGCGGCCCCGCCGGCCGGCGGCACGCCGTGGCGCCCGCGCGGCAGCGTCCTCGTCACCGGTGGCACCGGCGGCATCGGCGGGCACGTGGCCCGCTGGCTCGCCCGCAACGGCGCCGAACACCTCGTGCTGGCCGGGCGCCGGGGCGCGGAGGCCCCCGGGGCCGCCGCGCTCGAAGGGGAACTCAACGCACTGGGCGCCAAGGTGACGTTCGCGGTGTGTGATGTCGCGGACCGGTCTTCGGTGGTCGGGCTTCTGGGGCGTATCGGTGAGTCGGGTGTTGGGTTGCGTGCGGTGTTTCATGCGGCGGGTGTGCCGCAGGTGACGCCGTTGGGTGAGGTGACTCCTGAGGAGGCTGCTGATGTGCTGGCGGCGAAGGCGGTGGGTGCGGATCTGCTGGACGAGTTGACGGCGGATGCCGATCTGGACGCGTTCGTGCTGTTCTCCTCCGGTGCCGCGGTCTGGGGCAGTGGTGGTCAGTCCGTCTACGCCGCCGCCAACGCCCACCTCGACGCCCTCGCCCAGCGCCGCCGCGCCCAGGGCCGCCCGGCCACCTCCGTCGCCTGGGGCGTCTGGGGCGGCACCGGCATGGCCGAACTCGCCCCCGACGGATACCTGGACCGGCACGGCCTCACCCCCCTGCCCCCGGAGACCGCCCTCACCGCCCTCCAGCAGGCCCTGGACGACGCCGACACCACCCTCACCGTCGCCGGCCTCGACTGGGCACGGTTCGCCCCCGGGTTCACCGCCTTCCGCCCCAGCCCGCTGATCTCCGACATCCCCCAGGCCCGTACGGCCGCGCCCGCCGCCCCCGACGACGGCCGCCCGGCGCCCGGCCTCGCCGAGGCCCGCCCCGAGGACCGGCCCCGGCTCGCCCTGGAACTCGTGCGCACCCACATCGCCGCCGTCCTCGGCCACAAGGGCACCGAGCGGATCGACGCGCGCACCCCCTTCCGCGACCTCGGCTTCGACTCCCTCGCCGCCGTCCGGCTGCGCACCCGGCTCACCGAGGCCACCGGCCTCGACCTGCCCGCCGGCCTCGTCTTCGACCACGCCGACCCCGCCGCCCTCGCGGCCCACCTCACGGCCCTGGCGGCCGGCGGACCCGCCGCACCGCCCGCGCACACCCAGCCCGAAGGCACCCTCCTCACCACCTTCCGGACGGCCGTCGCCCAGGGCAGGTCCGCCGAGGCCGTCGACCTCATGGCGTCCCTGGCCGGCTTCCGGCCCGCCTTCACCCACGACGACCCCCGCCCCGGAGCCCTCGCACCGGTGGTCCTCGCCACCGGCCCGGCCCGCACCGCGCTCTACTGCTGCACGGGCACCGCCGCCACCTCCGGCCCCGCCGAGTACACCCGCTTCGCCACCGCCCTGGGCGGCGCCCGCGACGTCGCCGCCCTGCCGCTGCCCGGCTTCGGCGACCCGGCCGAACCTCTGCCCGCCACGCTCGACGCCCTGCTCACCGCACAGGCCGACGCCCTCCTCGAACACGCCGCGGGCGCACCGTTCGCGCTCGCCGGCCACTCCGCCGGCGCCAACATCGCCCACGCCCTCGCCGACCGCCTGGAGGCCCGCGGCACCGGCCCGACCGCAGTCGTCCTCATGGACGTCTACCGCCCGGAGGACCCCGGCGCGATGGGCGTCTGGCGCGACGACCTCCTCCGCTGGGCACTCGAACGCAGCCCCGTCCCCCTGGCGGAACACCGCCTCACCGCCATGGCCGCCTACCACCGGCTGCTGCTCGGCACCCGCCTCACCCCGCTGCGCGCCCCCGTCCTGCTCGTCCGCGCCGGCGAACCCATGCGCCCCTGGCCCGAGGACGGCGGCCACGGCGACTGGCGGTCGGACGTCCCCTTCGCCCGGACCGTCCTCGACGTGCCCGGCAACCACTTCACCATGCTCACCGAACACGCGGCCCGCACCGCCTCGGCCGTCCACGACTGGCTGGGCTCACCGCGACCCGGCGAGCCCACGCCCACCCCGCCCCGCGGAGGAGAACACTGA